The Ascochyta rabiei chromosome 10, complete sequence genome has a window encoding:
- a CDS encoding Ribonuclease P, whose amino-acid sequence MSEDAAGESASGLPPDTLADLITDILEDTLSNIVLQTALSCHRSEKLLRMQSAATQAESIALATLEPASLKAGAASQPAIPIAETSAAKYENGRVLLKGNPLKTTPEIICPHCKLPRLMHPIMGKGMQNPDLTKEYCMLYPWVQRSGHDVYGNPFPTDMAKSKKERELIKQQQKNADKESVGTPGSQDTEMTGGDAREIKLNTGGKPASYIPWHTCPNCKRSLLITRFAQHLEKCLGISGRQSSRNAMAKLAGQNGTGSGLGNTPLGSRLGTPNPGPQGDSVGFKAKGKGISPAKKFLQADDDLDELGDDTPERKKKKKSPYIKKADREKGTNSGSLKVKLKTGRPEVERKVSETSERSEGKRERDGDDGEEPRKKKIKLSLGGKERASASVEPGD is encoded by the exons ATGTCTGAGGACGCAGCCGGAGAGTCTGCGTCGGGCCTACCCCCAGATACATTGGCAGATCTG ATTACCGACATTCTCGAGGATACTTTATCGAACATAGTCCTTCAGACCGCTCTGTCATGTCACCGCTCCGAAAAGCTTCTGCGCATGCAGTCCGCCGCAACGCAAGCCGAGTCCATCGCCCTCGCAACCCTCGAGCCAGCCTCGCTGAAAGCAGGCGCAGCCAGCCAGCCCGCAATCCCGATCGCTGAGACATCCGCTGCGAAGTATGAGAACGGGCGTGTCCTCCTCAAAGGAAATCCTCTCAAGACAACGCCTGAAATCATATGTCCACACTGCAAGCTGCCACGCCTGATGCACCCAATCATGGGCAAGGGCATGCAGAACCCAGACCTGACTAAAGAGTACTGTATGCTCTACCCGTGGGTTCAGCGATCAGGCCACGATGTCTACGGCAATCCGTTCCCCACAGACATGGCTAAGAGCAAGAAGGAGCGCGAGCTCATCAAACAGCAGCAGAAGAACGCCGACAAAGAGAGTGTGGGCACGCCAGGCTCACAAGACACGGAAATGACCGGCGGCGACGCAAGAGAGATCAAGCTCAACACCGGCGGCAAACCCGCATCATACATCCCATGGCACACGTGTCCCAACTGCAAGCGTTCGCTGCTCATTACGCGCTTTGCGCAACACCTGGAGAAATGCTTAGGCATCTCTGGGCGTCAATCCAGCCGCAACGCCATGGCCAAACTGGCAGGCCAAAATGGGACAGGTTCGGGCCTCGGCAACACACCACTCGGCAGCCGTTTAGGCACGCCCAACCCAGGCCCACAAGGCGACTCCGTAGGATTCAAGGCGAAGGGCAAGGGTATCAGTCCGGCAAAGAAATTCTTGCAGGCCGACGACGATCTGGACGAGCTTGGTGACGACACTCCTGAGCgcaaaaagaaaaagaaaagcCCATATATCAAGAAGGCGGATCGCGAAAAGGGTACCAATTCTGGGAGTTTGAAGGTTAAGCTCAAGACCGGTAGGCCTGAGGTTGAGCGCAAGGTCAGCGAGACAAGCGAAAGGAGTGAGGGCAAGAGGGAGAGAGACGGTGATGATGGCGAGGAGCCGAGAAAGAAGAAAATCAAGCTCAGTCTAGGTGGAAAGGAGAGGGCAAGTGCAAGCGTGGAGCCGGGTGATTGA